ttaattatttattgaacaacagaataaaattaatttgtactCAAAGTTAAAGTCCAAAGTCCTTTAGTAAAGAGATAACTAACATACTCTTTTCGGTATGTATGtatcataaagtataacgtattaaatatttcataaaataagaACTAAATACTTATATAGtattaaaaacattaaaattaatgTCTGGATTactaaaattaatattgtaataaataaaaatatatcttttttaataaaatgtgttTCATAAAAACTACATAATATATTGATATTTGAAATtgactttaaataaaatttatttatatataaaactgTGTGTAACATATTTCATGTTTTGTTGAAGTATTGTATTGGCGCGCACAAACACACTTATTTCTGTTTTGTTTGAATtgtaaacgtataaaaaatggtatagagaatataaaaaaacaataataacTTTTTACGATACCACAAAcagaattttgataaaaaatgtttaaatatttgcatTACAAATTATAATCTTTCTATAAGGGAACTAGATACAGTACTTATTTTAAAATCGTTGGTACTATACATTTATGGACATTCTTGTATAGAGGACACTACAGGAAACAACGCACAGTGAATTTATCGTTCATTTCGTGAGTTGTGGCTGAAGTAAAATGGTAATGTTTAGGTTATGATTAAAAATCTAATAATTTTCTTGAGATCCTACTAGATgcatgaaaatgaatttttaaaaataaatttataaacactTACAAATTTTGTGATTTGTTTCAGTCGGCTCACAAAACGTTTATTATCAAGCGAAAGCTTGCTAAAAAGTTGAAGCAAAACAGACCAATTCCCCAATGGGTTAGAATGCGTACTGGTAATACAATTCGGTAAGGATTATTATAACGCTTCATTGCATTTGTATTTAACTTAGAGAGTAGTTTTATTGATttgtgtataaaatttatattgtgttttgaaaaattcgtttacatcgaaaaattgaattttaaatgtaACGGTTATTCAATTGTGTCGAAACTATAGAAAACGCTAGAAAAAGTGATTTATAGCGTACAATCTGGTAAttcaataatttaaatactTAATTATACAGttcgtataatatattttattcatttcaggTACAATGCAAAAAGACGTCATTGGAGAAGAACCAAATTGAAGctgtaaatttcaatttatatttgCTTCAAGCTTATtaatgtatattaattattcattCTTAAATAAATTCAAACCTTAATATGTAAATTTGTTCTTAAATCTAATAGAACCTATTCCATAAACATGATGTTGAGTAAAACAAGAATGTAAAGGAAACAAAGTTATATGGTAATAATagttcatttttataaatattgtacattataaTGATCTGTTTATTCTACGGCTATGCATTTTATCCAACCAATCTTGCAATAGTTCTTCACTACTCTTAGGAGCAGGCAAATAATAATGTTTAGGTGGTTTTCCTTCTTCTAGACGTACATAATAGTTTGTGTATCTGTAATGCACAATGCCTTTCCTTCCTCTGCCATGACGACGTATTCCTTTTATGACTCCACCTTTTGTGGCAAAAGATTcagctaaaaaaaaagaaattttcaacataagtttatgaaaatatgtaataattaatatactCACCAACCCACAAGTTACTCTGAAATTCGATATTATGGTCTTTAGCCATAGATTGTGCCTCTAATATGGTTTCTTTTACAATAGCTGCACCTTTTTTGTGCAGAAAACTTAATTGTTTGACAGCTTCATCAACAGTCATACCTCTCACAAAACAAGCAATATACCACATGTTATCTGGA
The Ptiloglossa arizonensis isolate GNS036 chromosome 3, iyPtiAriz1_principal, whole genome shotgun sequence genome window above contains:
- the Mrpl22 gene encoding mitochondrial ribosomal protein L22 is translated as MQSIRKCIRFVSSNTFSVNNSNCLPAILRSVFLIPSNNIHESSVLNKFLDYNKVIFPPQKPDEERRPGYVCNAKLGVKYSPDNMWYIACFVRGMTVDEAVKQLSFLHKKGAAIVKETILEAQSMAKDHNIEFQSNLWVAESFATKGGVIKGIRRHGRGRKGIVHYRYTNYYVRLEEGKPPKHYYLPAPKSSEELLQDWLDKMHSRRINRSL
- the Rpl39 gene encoding ribosomal protein L39 isoform X1 produces the protein MSAHKTFIIKRKLAKKLKQNRPIPQWVRMRTGNTIRYNAKRRHWRRTKLKL
- the Rpl39 gene encoding ribosomal protein L39 isoform X2 yields the protein MSAHKTFIIKRKLAKKLKQNRPIPQWVRMRTGNTIRYNAKRRHWRRTKLKL